A stretch of DNA from Serinibacter arcticus:
CGATCACCCGGCCGTCGTCGACCAGCGCGGCCGCACCCACCGGGAAGCGGGAGTACGGCACGTAGGCGCGGGTCATGACGTCGCGGGCGGCCGCGCGCAGCGCATCCCAGTCGACGGACGAGGTGGGTTGCCCCTGGGTCGTTCCTGGAGTGGTCACGGCTGACCTCACTTCACGTAGGGGATGCCCTCGGCGGCGGGTGCGCGCACCCGACCGGCGAAGCCGGCGACGGCGAGGATGGTCACGATGTACGGGAGCATCAGCAGGAACTGGGACGGGATCGGCACCTGGAGCTGCTGGATGAAGCCCCCGAGCTGCTTCGACATCCCGAACAGCAGGGCCGCGACGACGGCGCCCTTCGGGCTCCACCGCCCGAGGATCATCGCCGCCAGGGCGATGAAGCCGTTCCCGGCCGTCATGTCCTTGCCGAAGGCGAGGCCGGAGGCGACCGTGAAGAACGCCCCGCCGAGACCGGCGATGGCACCACCCAGGAGGGTGTTGCGCCACCGCGTCCGGTTGACGTTGATGCCGACGGTGTCGGCGGCCTTCGGGTGCTCGCCCACGGAGCGCAGGCGCAGGCCCCACCGGCTGCGGAAGATCATGATCTGGAGCACGATGACGATCGCGTACATGAGGTACACGAGCGCGTTCTGCCGGAACAGGACCGGCCCGAGGACCGGGATCTCCGACAGCAGCGGGATCGGCAGCGTCGTCAGACCGAGCCGGGAGTTCAGGTTCGGGTTCTCGTTCAGCACCGTGGAGAACAGGAAGCTCGTCAGACCGACGACCAGCACGTTGAGCACGACGCCCACGATGATCTGGTTGACGTGGTACCGGATGGCGAAGAACGCCAGCAGGGCGCCGACGGCGACTCCCGCGAACGGCGCGGCGACGAGGCCGACGTAGGCGTTGCCCGCGATCGAGGCGACGACGGCGGCCGCGAAGGCCCCCGCCAGCAGCTGACCCTCGATGGCGATGTTGACGATTCCGACGCGCTCGCACACGACGCCCGAGAGCGCGCCGAACACCAGCGGCGTCGCGAGGAACAGCGCACCGCCGAGGAGACCGGCGACGGGCAGGACCTGCGCCTTGCCGGCCGTCAGCATGACGAGCAGGGCGATGAAGGTGAGGCCGCCCGCCGTCGTGACGAGCCAGATCGGCACCTTGCGGCCGCGCTGCGTGAGCAGGGCGCCGTAGGCCGCGACGGCGATGACCAGCACGGTCAGGACGATCGTCGTCAGCTTGCCCGGGAGGGCGAAGATCGGGATCTGGACGGCGTCGGTCGAGGTCGACAGGCGGATCTGCGCGTCGCCGTCGGCGGTCACGATCGTCAGGATCAGGGCGATGAGGGCGATGACGCCCAGCAGGACAGCCGTGCGCCAGGACGTGCGGGCGCCGACGGCGGGGGCGGTGGTCGCCGGGGCGACGTCGGGGGTCAGGGTGGTGGTCATGCCGCAGCTCCTGCCGTGACGCGCTTCTTGGCGGCGCGGGGTCCGGGTTGGGGTAGGCGCCAGATCGTGCGGACGAGCGGGGGCGCCGCGATGAACAGCACGATGAAGGACTGCAGGACCAGGACGAGGTCCAGCGGGGTGCCCGTCCGGGTCTGCATCAGACGGCCACCGGCCGCGAGGGCTCCGAAGAGCAGGCCGGCCAGCACGGTGCCCAGCGGCTTGCTGCGCCCGAGCAGCGCGACCGTGATGGCGTCGAAGCCGATCGAGCCGGCCACGGACGCCGTGAGCATCCCCTCGGTGCCGAGGACCTGGCTGGCCCCGGCGAGCCCGGCGAGACCGCCGGCGATCGCCATCGCGAGCACGGTCATGGTCGCGACCGAGATGCCGGCGGTCCGCGCGGCCCTGGCGTTGGAGCCGACGGCGCGGAGCTTGAAGCCGAGCGTCGAGCGCTCCATCAGCCACCAGACGGCGGCGGCGAGCACGAGCGCCAGGATGAAGCCGAGGTGCAGCCGGAACGGGTCGGGCAGGAGCGCGGGGAGGCGTGCGGTGTCGGCGACGGGCTTGGAGACGCCCGGCGTCCCGCTCGCGAAGAGCTTCGTGGTGACGATCCACAGCACCAGGTAGGCGGCGATGTTGTTGAGCATGATCGTCACGATCACCTCGTGCGCCCCGGTCCTGGCCTTGAGGACACCGGCGATGGCGGCCCACAGCGCACCACCGACGGCGCCGCCGACGATCGCGAGCACGACGTGCACGACGATCGGCAGGTTCAGACCGAAGCCGAGGTACGCGGCGAACACGGCCCCGAGGATGACCTGCCCCTGACCACCGATGTTGAACAGGCCGGCGCGGAAGGCCAGGCCCACCGAGAGGCCGGCGAGGATCAGCGGCGTCGCGATCGTCAGGGTCTCGGTCAACGGACGGATCGCCCGGGTGAAGTTCGCGGCCTGGCTGTCGAAGATCGCTCCCTGGAAGAGGGCGATGTACGCGCCGGAC
This window harbors:
- a CDS encoding ABC transporter permease; amino-acid sequence: MTTTLTPDVAPATTAPAVGARTSWRTAVLLGVIALIALILTIVTADGDAQIRLSTSTDAVQIPIFALPGKLTTIVLTVLVIAVAAYGALLTQRGRKVPIWLVTTAGGLTFIALLVMLTAGKAQVLPVAGLLGGALFLATPLVFGALSGVVCERVGIVNIAIEGQLLAGAFAAAVVASIAGNAYVGLVAAPFAGVAVGALLAFFAIRYHVNQIIVGVVLNVLVVGLTSFLFSTVLNENPNLNSRLGLTTLPIPLLSEIPVLGPVLFRQNALVYLMYAIVIVLQIMIFRSRWGLRLRSVGEHPKAADTVGINVNRTRWRNTLLGGAIAGLGGAFFTVASGLAFGKDMTAGNGFIALAAMILGRWSPKGAVVAALLFGMSKQLGGFIQQLQVPIPSQFLLMLPYIVTILAVAGFAGRVRAPAAEGIPYVK
- a CDS encoding ABC transporter permease encodes the protein MTGPNAPLGPTPNEDPLEPQPPIDGDADAVAPAAASTPASEDGSTSGPTRTESYLHQVMSSSWLLTLAAVVLAILLGAILIIATDPEVQTAAGYLFARPSDFFTAAWDAASGAYIALFQGAIFDSQAANFTRAIRPLTETLTIATPLILAGLSVGLAFRAGLFNIGGQGQVILGAVFAAYLGFGLNLPIVVHVVLAIVGGAVGGALWAAIAGVLKARTGAHEVIVTIMLNNIAAYLVLWIVTTKLFASGTPGVSKPVADTARLPALLPDPFRLHLGFILALVLAAAVWWLMERSTLGFKLRAVGSNARAARTAGISVATMTVLAMAIAGGLAGLAGASQVLGTEGMLTASVAGSIGFDAITVALLGRSKPLGTVLAGLLFGALAAGGRLMQTRTGTPLDLVLVLQSFIVLFIAAPPLVRTIWRLPQPGPRAAKKRVTAGAAA